One window of Quercus robur chromosome 5, dhQueRobu3.1, whole genome shotgun sequence genomic DNA carries:
- the LOC126727409 gene encoding uncharacterized protein LOC126727409, translated as MEGNSIPNPKELRISVLILPLCCFTVNMSFPVDSFSNLLSPISSNPLFSSIVSFYTLIILYFPHLFLRIAFSPVLILTGILLFTLLRLGAAQRLLENEKFTDYTLHVQTGPPEESKTKSQSQISEPEKMEQVTCRSETESETKTDHPDPITCFEVSFSFVEWNVRAPLEVIYEEREGEEVEEDRKDDYSDPNPTRQFGLERSSSLSLYYPESDSDDSSDDSDLGDFPVIGEWSSPESACLAWEEEDREGLIEIALDHGDKKCSGSDLDLGFHVEEENLIEIDIDISPTRNEEFSARN; from the coding sequence ATGGAAGGAAATTCAATTCCAAACCCAAAGGAATTGAGAATTTCTGTTCTTATTCTGCCTTTGTGTTGTTTTACCGTAAACATGAGTTTTCCCGTGGATTCGTTTTCCAACTTATTGTCACCAATTTCCTCAAATCCTCTTTTCTCAAGCATTGTCAGTTTCTACACTCTGATTATCCTCTATTTCCCACACCTTTTCCTGAGAATTGCTTTCTCGCCTGTACTTATTCTTACTGGAATTCTTCTTTTCACTTTACTCCGTCTCGGTGCTGCTCAGAGATTgttggaaaatgaaaaattcacGGATTACACGTTGCATGTCCAAACAGGCCCTCCAGAAGAAAGCAAAACcaaaagccaaagccaaatTAGCGAGCCGGAAAAAATGGAACAGGTCACGTGCCGATCCGAAACAGAGTCCGAAACCAAAACGGATCATCCCGACCCGATCACGTGCTTCGAGGTCTCGTTCTCGTTCGTGGAATGGAATGTGAGAGCACCGTTGGAAGTCATATACGAAGAGCGCGAAGGCGAGGAGGTAGAGGAGGATCGGAAAGACGATTATTCGGatccaaacccgacccgacaaTTTGGCCTCGAGAGGTCCTCTTCGTTGTCATTGTACTACCCGGAATCCGATTCGGATGACTCGTCGGACGACAGTGATCTCGGGGATTTTCCGGTGATCGGAGAATGGTCCTCGCCGGAGAGCGCTTGCTTGGCGTGGGAGGAGGAGGATAGAGAGGGCTTGATCGAGATTGCTTTGGATCATGGAGATAAGAAATGTTCGGGTTcggatttggatttgggttttcatGTAGAGGAGGAGAATTTGATTGagattgatattgatatttctCCAACGAGAAACGAGGAATTTTCGGCGAGAAATTGA
- the LOC126727412 gene encoding uncharacterized protein LOC126727412, translated as MASSTEKRKILEQYEHEAAKKTKVLVEDDHEAAKESKPTERVVLNPADCNLDFNIEGNGLQGSALYEQGFSYCWSGARANVGITRGRYCFGCKIISVQPVDMEDTAPDQHHVCRVGISRGDDNVGNLGETEHSFGFGGLGKFSSARKFIDYGEKFGIGDTIVCAVNLEDKPLACIGFSKNGKWLGIARQFNAGPKGLGVVDSPTRKLQWESALFPHILLKNVVVELQFSVEEGLIPEEGYKPWASALEDGNAMMGPTFSKPSDCELMMMVGLPASGKTTWAEKWVKEHPEKRYVLLGTNLILDQMKVPGLTRKQNYGERFDRLMDRATAIFNTLLPRAAKTPRNYIIDQTNVYKNARKRKLKPFAYFQKIAVVVFPKPEELKSRADKRFKEMGKEVPADAVNEMLANFVLPGRKDMPGSDEYFDQVIFVELNQAESQRHLDEMKNALASAPNLNSNNSTPYSREGSIQPYTGFTPQHQGSLAATGGHWQSTYAPPPPYNYQGPNQVSTAYQGAKLQGRTGSYAEAYQGNQYPPVAIVAPPPGTYSSYESSIPRDNTGYSGSYGGTPSSGTAPNWGYGMGGPPYSRPKIEAMNAIPGSATDPYRRSMVEPPPFGSASTTPLSHSSHGGHFSNIGGPGAVLQAPRAPSYLPRPPPVTYGSPYGTPTPRPPYGSNPTDGQYTGGYAPPHPKYY; from the exons ATTTCAATATTGAAGGCAATGGTCTCCAAGGATCTGCACTTTATGAACAGGGGTTTTCTTATTGCTGGTCTGGTGCTCGTGCAAATGTTGGAATAACTCGAGGGAGATACTGTTTTGGTTGCAAAATTATTTCAGTGCAGCCAGTTGATATGGAGGACACTGCCCCTGACCAGCATCACGTTTGCCGTGTAGGCATTTCTAGAGGGGATGATAATGTGGGGAACCTCGGGGAAACTGAACACAGCTTCGGGTTTGGGGGCCTAGGAAAATTTTCTAGTGCAAGGAAATTTATAGATTATGGTGAAAAGTTTGGGATTGGAGATACGATTGTGTGTGCTGTTAATCTTGAAGACAAACCATTGGCTTGCATTGGTTTCTCCAAGAATGGCAAATGGTTGGGCATTGCAAGGCAATTTAATGCTGGTCCAAAGGGTCTAGGAGTGGTGGACTCTCCAACGAGAAAGTTACAGTGGGAATCAGCACTTTTTCCccatattttgttgaaaaatgttGTAGTAGAGTTGCAATTTAGTGTTGAAGAGGGACTCATTCCTGAAGAAGGTTACAAACCTTGGGCTTCTGCTCTTGAGGATGGAAATGCAATGATGGGCCCTACTTTCTCTAAGCCAAGTGATTGTGAACTGATGATGATGGTTGGATTACCAGCTTCAGGCAAGACTACATGGGCAGAAAAATGGGTGAAGGAGCACCCTGAGAAGCGTTATGTTTTGCTTGGGACAAACCTTATTTTGGATCAAATGAAG GTGCCAGGGTTAACACGTAAGCAAAATTATGGGGAACGATTTGATCGCCTAATGGATCGAGCTACTGCTATTTTTAATACCCTTTTACCTCGAGCAGCCAAAACACCTCGCAACTACATAATTGATCAAACAAATGTCTACAAGAATGCACGTAAACGTAAACTGAAACCATTTGCATACTTTCAGAAG ATAGCTGTTGTGGTGTTTCCCAAGCCTGAAGAGCTTAAATCTCGTGCTGATAAAAGATTCAAAGAAATGGGAAAAGAGGTACCAGCTGATGCAGTTAATGAGATGTTAG CCAATTTTGTTTTGCCCGGGAGAAAGGATATGCCTGGTTCAGATGAGTATTTTGATCAG GTTATCTTTGTGGAACTCAATCAAGCAGAGTCTCAAAGACATTTGGATGAGATGAAGAATGCTCTTGCATCTGCACCCAACTTGAACTCTAATAACTCTACACCTTATTCTCGGGAAGGTTCCATCCAGCCATATACTGGGTTTACGCCACAGCATCAAGGATCTTTGGCAG CTACTGGAGGACATTGGCAAAGCACTTATGCACCTCCCCCTCCATATAATTATCAAGGGCCCAACCAA GTGAGTACGGCATATCAAGGGGCTAAACTACAAGGACGTACAGGATCGTATGCTGAAGCATATCAAGGCAATCAATATCCTCCTGTAGCTATTGTAGCTCCTCCTCCTGGAACCTATTCAAGCTATGAGAGTTCGATTCCTAGAGATAATACTGGTTATTCTGGGAGTTATGGTGGTACTCCAAGTAGTGGGACTGCCCCTAACTGGGGTTATGGAATGGGTGGTCCCCCCTACAGCAGACCTAAAATTGAAGCCATGAATGCCATTCCTGGCAGTGCCACTGACCCCTACAGGAGAAGTATGGTTGAACCCCCTCCATTTGGAAGTGCAAGTACGACGCCATTATCACACAGCAGTCATGGTGGACATTTTAGCAACATTGGAGGCCCTGGAGCTGTTCTGCAGGCACCAAGAGCACCCTCGTATTTGCCTAGACCTCCCCCAGTGACATATG GTTCACCTTATGGAACTCCAACTCCAAGACCTCCATATGGAAGTAATCCCACTGATGGGCAGTATACTGGAGGATATGCCCCTCCTCATCCAAAATACTACTAA